One region of Nycticebus coucang isolate mNycCou1 chromosome 10, mNycCou1.pri, whole genome shotgun sequence genomic DNA includes:
- the CCDC61 gene encoding centrosomal protein CCDC61 isoform X5 has translation MQSSESVTLDLLTYTDLESLRNRKMGGRSGPTAPRSAQLNSKRYLILIYSVEFDRIHYPLPLPYQGKPDPVVLQGIIRSLKEELGRLRGLNGQDTRDIRETEIWHLREQVSRLASEKRELESQLGRSREEALAGRAARQEAEALRGLVRGLELELRQERGLGHRAVGPRRSQDCRRLAKELEEVKASERSLRSRLKTLNNELALYKRGPRGRTPPVAQPVAREDRASSRERSTSRGRGATRSSSRESGRGSRGRGRPSRSSPSPTGGRALRFDPTAFVKAKEKKQREIKMKQQQQQRNRLGSGGSGEGPSISWSRQTRPSAAMTGRGDAANHSRNRSSSVDSFRSRCSSASSCSEFEDFSESLSRGIRRHRKPPSPTPWNGSNVKSTPLERNHHQRRLANSSGWVPIKGEPGTPHLSHTTRTHWDGDESTGNWAQQLPVASVPSQPSKPMPTLIEYSSDHQAADMAEIDARLKALQEYMNRLDTRS, from the exons AGCAGTGAGTCAGTCACCCTAGACCTGCTGACCTACACAGACCTGGAGTCCCTGCGGAACCGCAAGATGGGGGGCCGTTCGGGTCCCACGGCCCCCAGATCGGCTCAGCTCAATTCCAAGCGGTACCTGATCCTCATCTACTCTGTGGAATTTGACAG GATTCACTACCCACTGCCCCTCCCGTACCAGGGCAAGCCAGACCCTGTGGTCCTGCAGGGCATCATTCGCTCACTGAAGGAAGAGCTGGGCCGCCTACGAGGGCTGAATGGCCAGGACACTCGGGACATTCGGGAGACTGAGATCTGGCACCTGCGGGAGCA AGTGTCGCGTTTGGCATCTGAGAAGCGTGAGCTGGAGTCCCAGCTGGGCCGATCGCGGGAGGAGGCTCTGGCCGGGCGGGCGGCGCGCCAGGAGGCCGAGGCGCTGCGGGGACTCGTGCGTGGCCTGGAGCTGGAGCTGCGGCAAGAACGTGGTCTCGGGCACAGGGCTGTGGGTCCACGCCGCAGCCAGGACTGCCGCCGCCTGGCTAAGGAG CTAGAGGAGGTAAAGGCGTCTGAGCGGAGCCTGCGCTCACGGTTGAAGACACTGAACAACGAGCTGGCCCTGTACAAAAGAGG TCCCAGGGGACGAACTCCGCCAGTGGCGCAGCCAGTAGCCCGGGAGGACCGGGCTTCGTCCCGCGAGCGCTCCACCTCTCGTGGCCGTGGGGCTACTCGATCTTCATCCCGGGAGAGCGGCCGCGGAAGCCGGGGTCGGGGCCGTCCTTCCCGCTCCTCACCCTCACCCACAG GTGGTCGAGCTCTCCGTTTTGACCCCACGGCTTTTGTGAAAGCCAAGgaaaagaagcagagagagatcAAGATGAA gcaacagcagcagcagcggaACCGATTGGGTAgtggaggaagtggggagggtcCGTCTATCTCATGGTCTCGCCAGACTCGGCCCTCTGCTGCCATGACTGGGCGAGGGGACGCAGCTAACCACTCCCGAAACCGCAGCTCTTCCG tGGACAGTTTCCGCAGCCGCTGCTCCTCCGCCAGCTCCTGCAGTGAGTTTGAGGATTTCTCAGAGTCGCTCTCCAGAGG CATTCGTCGCCATCGGAAGCCTCCTAGCCCCACACCCTGGAATGGGTCCAATGTG AAGTCTACCCCCTTGGAACGCAACCACCATCAGAGGCGCCTGGCCAACTCGAGTGGCTGGGTTCCCATCAAAGGTGAGCCTGGAACTCCACATCTCTCCCACACAACCAGAACCCATTGGGATGGTGATGAGAGCACTGGTAATTGGGCCCAGCAGCTCCCTGTGGCTTCAGTCCCCTCACAGCCCTCCAAACCCATGCCTACTCTCATAGAGTACAGCTCAGACCACCAGGCAGCTGACATGGCCGAAATTGATGCCCGCCTGAAGGCCTTGCAGGAATACATGAACCGACTGGACACGCGGTCGTGA
- the CCDC61 gene encoding centrosomal protein CCDC61 isoform X4: protein MPASSESVTLDLLTYTDLESLRNRKMGGRSGPTAPRSAQLNSKRYLILIYSVEFDRIHYPLPLPYQGKPDPVVLQGIIRSLKEELGRLRGLNGQDTRDIRETEIWHLREQVSRLASEKRELESQLGRSREEALAGRAARQEAEALRGLVRGLELELRQERGLGHRAVGPRRSQDCRRLAKELEEVKASERSLRSRLKTLNNELALYKRGPRGRTPPVAQPVAREDRASSRERSTSRGRGATRSSSRESGRGSRGRGRPSRSSPSPTGGRALRFDPTAFVKAKEKKQREIKMKQQQQQRNRLGSGGSGEGPSISWSRQTRPSAAMTGRGDAANHSRNRSSSVDSFRSRCSSASSCSEFEDFSESLSRGIRRHRKPPSPTPWNGSNVKSTPLERNHHQRRLANSSGWVPIKGEPGTPHLSHTTRTHWDGDESTGNWAQQLPVASVPSQPSKPMPTLIEYSSDHQAADMAEIDARLKALQEYMNRLDTRS, encoded by the exons AGCAGTGAGTCAGTCACCCTAGACCTGCTGACCTACACAGACCTGGAGTCCCTGCGGAACCGCAAGATGGGGGGCCGTTCGGGTCCCACGGCCCCCAGATCGGCTCAGCTCAATTCCAAGCGGTACCTGATCCTCATCTACTCTGTGGAATTTGACAG GATTCACTACCCACTGCCCCTCCCGTACCAGGGCAAGCCAGACCCTGTGGTCCTGCAGGGCATCATTCGCTCACTGAAGGAAGAGCTGGGCCGCCTACGAGGGCTGAATGGCCAGGACACTCGGGACATTCGGGAGACTGAGATCTGGCACCTGCGGGAGCA AGTGTCGCGTTTGGCATCTGAGAAGCGTGAGCTGGAGTCCCAGCTGGGCCGATCGCGGGAGGAGGCTCTGGCCGGGCGGGCGGCGCGCCAGGAGGCCGAGGCGCTGCGGGGACTCGTGCGTGGCCTGGAGCTGGAGCTGCGGCAAGAACGTGGTCTCGGGCACAGGGCTGTGGGTCCACGCCGCAGCCAGGACTGCCGCCGCCTGGCTAAGGAG CTAGAGGAGGTAAAGGCGTCTGAGCGGAGCCTGCGCTCACGGTTGAAGACACTGAACAACGAGCTGGCCCTGTACAAAAGAGG TCCCAGGGGACGAACTCCGCCAGTGGCGCAGCCAGTAGCCCGGGAGGACCGGGCTTCGTCCCGCGAGCGCTCCACCTCTCGTGGCCGTGGGGCTACTCGATCTTCATCCCGGGAGAGCGGCCGCGGAAGCCGGGGTCGGGGCCGTCCTTCCCGCTCCTCACCCTCACCCACAG GTGGTCGAGCTCTCCGTTTTGACCCCACGGCTTTTGTGAAAGCCAAGgaaaagaagcagagagagatcAAGATGAA gcaacagcagcagcagcggaACCGATTGGGTAgtggaggaagtggggagggtcCGTCTATCTCATGGTCTCGCCAGACTCGGCCCTCTGCTGCCATGACTGGGCGAGGGGACGCAGCTAACCACTCCCGAAACCGCAGCTCTTCCG tGGACAGTTTCCGCAGCCGCTGCTCCTCCGCCAGCTCCTGCAGTGAGTTTGAGGATTTCTCAGAGTCGCTCTCCAGAGG CATTCGTCGCCATCGGAAGCCTCCTAGCCCCACACCCTGGAATGGGTCCAATGTG AAGTCTACCCCCTTGGAACGCAACCACCATCAGAGGCGCCTGGCCAACTCGAGTGGCTGGGTTCCCATCAAAGGTGAGCCTGGAACTCCACATCTCTCCCACACAACCAGAACCCATTGGGATGGTGATGAGAGCACTGGTAATTGGGCCCAGCAGCTCCCTGTGGCTTCAGTCCCCTCACAGCCCTCCAAACCCATGCCTACTCTCATAGAGTACAGCTCAGACCACCAGGCAGCTGACATGGCCGAAATTGATGCCCGCCTGAAGGCCTTGCAGGAATACATGAACCGACTGGACACGCGGTCGTGA
- the PGLYRP1 gene encoding peptidoglycan recognition protein 1: MSRQQALLAWALLALLALGAAQKSEAPPCCSPIVPRNEWGAAASECTQRLNLPVRYVVVSHTAGSTCNAPASCQQQAQNVQNYHARTLGWCDVGYNFLIGEDGLVYEGRGWNIKGDHTGPTWNPISIGITFMGNYMERLPPARALQAAQSLLACGVARGALIPKYEVKGHRDVQQTQSPGDQLYEAIRNWPHYRE; this comes from the exons ATGTCCCGCCAGCAAGCGCTGCTCGCCTGGGCCCTCTTGGCCCTCCTGGCGCTCGGAGCGGCTCAGAAGTCAGAAGCCCCGCCCTGCTGCAGCCCCATTGTGCCCCGCAACGAGTGGGGGGCCGCGGCGTCGGAGTGCACCCAGCGCCTGAACCTACCGGTGCGCTACGTGGTGGTGTCGCACACAGCGGGTAGTACCTGCAACGCCCCGGCCTCGTGCCAGCAGCAGGCCCAGAACGTACAGAACTACCACGCCCGGACGCTGGGCTGGTGCGACGTGGGCTACAA CTTCCTGATTGGAGAAGATGGGCTTGTGTATGAGGGCCGGGGTTGGAACATCAAGGGCGACCATACGGGTCCCACCTGGAACCCCATATCCATTGGCATCACCTTCATGGGCAACTACATGG AGCGGTTGCCCCCAGCCCGGGCCCTCCAGGCAGCCCAAAGTCTGCTGGCCTGTGGGGTGGCTCGGGGAGCCCTGATCCCTAAATATGAGGTCAAAGGACACCGTGATGTGCAGCAGACGCAATCTCCGGGAGACCAGCTCTACGAAGCTATCCGGAATTGGCCTCACTACCGTGAGTGA